One Prunus dulcis chromosome 8, ALMONDv2, whole genome shotgun sequence DNA window includes the following coding sequences:
- the LOC117638402 gene encoding NAC domain-containing protein 43-like, giving the protein MSSISVSVNGKCQVPPGFRFQPTEEELLLYYLRKRVSCEKIDLDVIRDIDLTKLEPWDIQEKCKIGSLSQNDWYLFSHKDKKYPSGTRTNRATIAGFWKATGRDKVIYSNGRPIGLRKTLVFYNGRAPHGERSDWLMYEYRINGQVSDLNVSNAMGGAATEEEGWVVCHIFIKKKKNLKTLNSPSNSSFNYMGINTGRMLESYYDEGSLEQMFQQVERNCKEENKAEVVKYNTKPLIYTSNQVIGAPDPKSLHQIVSGLTSWAAFDRLIASQLNGHAA; this is encoded by the exons ATGAGTAGTATATCTGTGAGTGTGAATGGAAAATGCCAAGTTCCCCCTGGTTTCAGATTTCAACCAACGGAAGAGGAGCTCTTGCTATATTACCTGAGGAAGAGGGTTTCATGTGAGAAGATCGATCTGGACGTAATTCGTGACATTGATCTCACTAAGCTTGAGCCATGGGACATTCAAG aaaaatgcaaaatagGAAGCTTATCTCAGAATGACTGGTACTTGTTTAGCCACAAGGACAAGAAGTATCCCAGTGGGACGCGAACAAATCGGGCAACCATTGCTGGGTTTTGGAAGGCCACAGGGCGTGATAAGGTGATATACAGTAACGGTAGGCCAATTGGGTTGAGGAAGACTCTCGTGTTCTACAATGGCAGAGCTCCACATGGAGAAAGATCTGATTGGCTCATGTACGAATATA GAATCAATGGTCAAGTTAGTGACTTGAAT GTCTCCAATGCTATGGGAGGGGCAGCAACAGAGGAAGAGGGATGGGTGGTGTGTCACATATtcatcaagaaaaagaagaacttGAAAACCTTAAACAGCCCTAGCAATTCGTCCTTCAACTACATGGGAATTAATACAGGTCGTATGTTGGAATCCTACTATGATGAAGGATCTTTGGAGCAAATGTTTCAGCAAGTGGAAAGGAATTGTAAAGAAGAGAATAAGGCAGAGGTGGTCAAATACAATACTAAACCTTTAATATACACCAGCAACCAGGTGATTGGCGCCCCTGATCCCAAGTCCTTGCATCAAATTGTCTCAGGGCTCACCAGTTGGGCAGCCTTTGATCGCCTAATTGCTTCCCAGCTCAATGGCCACGCAGCTTAG